Proteins encoded by one window of Mercenaria mercenaria strain notata chromosome 4, MADL_Memer_1, whole genome shotgun sequence:
- the LOC123551800 gene encoding uncharacterized protein LOC123551800, translated as MATKENIDASDEIITLKCCVCTKKNITRDAEKYCVECQDYYCIPCTDTHKMFPALSGHQILDKADFSSHGLHVAELPSYPTERCSTHKAKLLVMFCTNHNEVVCASCVAIHHRACQEIRSIPEDIDNLYRKSSLRETKTKVNAMKKTMEDIKKSKEQLLQELKIHKNKAVDSIRNFRKEMEAMLEKLEKDSIQEAEAQYEKTESILHKQIKEAEEFNVDLVQYYKKLERSAGNKAQEFVCVKQTEETIGKAENAEQILRKGPDMATGFQPDVTIKNFLNQFKTLGKISITSTKLKLKTTVYTKRAENEINVKLTKDKSDCCIYGFCFTSDGSLLLTDFNNNKLKYVDISTATVMDHLDLCAKPHAVCQVSDNEAAVSLVNKTIQFVSLGYKMATTRQLKLNHRCFGLAYKNGRMFISDFSSTVYIYGMTGTMLNKITADRSGNEIFSCSRHISLSANIDRVYIADEENGLITLDTQGNYVSTFTDPDGVLPWAICTDGKGNIFVCGSSNIVQISEESGRKLGVLKDMMVSLSASFDPQQNKLALTGSGNNVSIFELE; from the exons ATGGCGACTAAAGAAAACATAGACGCATCAGatgaaataataacattgaaGTGTTGTGTGTGCACCAAGAAAAACATAACAAGAGATGCTGAAAAGTATTGTGTAGAATGTCAGGATTATTACTGTATACCATGTACAGACACACACAAAATGTTTCCTGCTCTGAGTGGTCACCAGATCCTGGATAAAGCTGACTTCagttcacatggtttacatgtAGCTGAGCTGCCAAGTTACCCTACAGAGAGATGTTCTACACACAAGGCAAAATTACTGGTCATGTTCTGTACCAACCATAATGAAGTTGTATGTGCTAGCTGTGTAGCTATACATCACAG AGCATGCCAAGAGATACGATCAATTCCAGAGGACATTGACAATTTGTACAGGAAATCAAGTTTAAGAGAAACTAAAACAAAAGTGAATGCCATGAAGAAAACCATGGAGGATATAAAGAAGTCAAAAGAACAACTATTACAAGAGCTGAAGATACACAAAAATAAGGCAGTTGATTCAATTAGGAATTTCAGGAAAGAAATGGAAGCTATGCTTGAGAAACTTGAAAAGGATTCCATACAGGAGGCTGAAGCACAGTATGAAAAAACAGAAAGTATATTACACAAACAGATCAAGGAAGCAGAGGAATTCAATGTTGACCTTGTACAGTACTACAAGAAACTGGAGAGGTCTGCTGGAAATAAAGCACAGGAGTTTGTCTGTGTTAAACAGACTGAGGAAACTATCGGTAAAGCTGAAAATGCTGAACAAATTCTGAGAAAAGGACCAGATATGGCAACAGGATTTCAACCTGATGTAACAATCAAAAACTTTCTTAATCAATTCAAGACACTTGGCAAGATCTCTATTACAAGTACAAAACTCAAATTGAAAACAACAGTGTACACAAAGAGAGCAGAGAATGAAATTAATGTGAAATTGACAAAAGACAAAAGTGACTGCTGTATTTATGGTTTTTGTTTCACTTCAGATGGCAGCCTACTACTGACAGacttcaacaacaacaaactgAAATATGTAGATATTTCTACAGCTACAGTTATGGATCATCTAGATCTTTGTGCTAAACCACATGCTGTCTGTCAGGTCAGTGATAACGAAGCTGCAGTTAGTCTTGTTAACAAAACCATCCAGTTTGTATCACTGGGTTATAAGATGGCTACCACAAGGCAACTGAAACTGAATCATCGCTGTTTTGGTCTGGCTTACAAGAATGGGAGAATGTTTATATCTGACTTCAGTTCCACTGTTTATATTTATGGTATGACTGGTACCATGCTCAACAAAATCACAGCAGACAGATCAGGCAATGAAATTTTTAGCTGCAGTAGACATATCAGTCTCAGCGCTAACATAGACAGGGTGTATATAGCTGATGAGGAAAATGGTTTGATCACACTAGACACTCAGGGAAATTATGTATCAACATTTACAGATCCTGATGGGGTTCTCCCTTGGGCAATATGCACTGATGGAAAAGGAAACATATTTGTCTGTGGATCCTCAAACATTGTACAGATAAGTGAGGAATCTGGCAGGAAGTTAGGTGTACTCAAAGATATGATGGTATCTTTATCAGCTTCATTTGACCCACAGCAGAACAAACTTGCTTTAACTGGGTCAGGCAATAATGTCAGTATCTTTGAACTAGAATAA